A portion of the Paenibacillus marchantiae genome contains these proteins:
- a CDS encoding NADH:flavin oxidoreductase/NADH oxidase: MTEKLFSPYQFKGLQLNNRVVMAPMCQYSVTAKDGIPNDWHQVHYVSRAVGGTGLIVIEMTDVDPDGRITDNDLGIWSDEHIPAFTKLVDGIHAYGSKVAIQIAHAGRKAEDAARPVAPSVVTFPGESFNTPHALTTEETQAMVQKFADGVRRAVAAGVDAIELHGAHGYLIHQFHSPLMNHREDAYGQDLSRFGVEIIRAVKKEMPEDMPLIMRISAVEYADGGYDIDHTIEISRAYQAAGVDIFHISSGGEGASGQRKPGNYPGYQVPFARRFREELNVPVIAVGMLEDSALAQAVIGNGDADLVAVGRGMLRDPYWATHAALELGVSKDKAPVAQPYSRGY, translated from the coding sequence ATGACAGAGAAATTATTTTCCCCGTATCAATTCAAGGGACTTCAACTAAATAACCGTGTCGTCATGGCACCGATGTGCCAATATTCCGTTACTGCCAAAGACGGTATTCCGAACGATTGGCATCAGGTACACTATGTAAGCCGTGCGGTTGGGGGTACAGGATTGATCGTGATTGAGATGACGGATGTTGATCCAGACGGACGTATTACCGACAATGATTTGGGCATCTGGTCAGATGAACACATTCCTGCCTTTACCAAGCTGGTGGATGGCATTCACGCTTATGGCTCCAAGGTGGCGATTCAGATCGCGCATGCTGGACGTAAAGCAGAGGATGCTGCTCGACCTGTAGCTCCATCGGTGGTTACCTTCCCAGGAGAGAGCTTCAATACGCCACACGCTTTAACTACAGAGGAAACACAAGCCATGGTACAGAAGTTTGCGGACGGTGTACGCCGCGCAGTAGCTGCTGGGGTCGATGCTATTGAGCTGCATGGTGCACATGGTTACCTCATCCACCAGTTCCATTCTCCGCTGATGAACCATCGCGAGGATGCGTATGGACAGGATCTTTCCCGTTTTGGTGTCGAGATTATTCGTGCAGTGAAAAAAGAAATGCCTGAAGATATGCCTCTGATTATGCGGATTTCCGCAGTTGAGTACGCTGATGGCGGATATGATATTGATCATACCATTGAAATTTCCCGTGCCTATCAGGCAGCAGGCGTGGATATATTCCACATTAGCTCCGGTGGTGAAGGGGCTTCCGGACAACGTAAACCGGGTAACTACCCTGGTTACCAAGTGCCTTTTGCTCGTCGTTTCCGTGAAGAACTGAACGTTCCTGTCATTGCGGTAGGTATGCTTGAGGATTCAGCACTAGCTCAAGCAGTTATCGGCAACGGTGATGCAGATCTGGTCGCGGTTGGCAGAGGTATGCTGCGCGATCCTTACTGGGCGACTCATGCAGCTCTGGAACTGGGTGTTAGC